A single Sulfurimonas aquatica DNA region contains:
- a CDS encoding PAS domain-containing sensor histidine kinase has protein sequence MDKIKYKELITNVSDCLWEVDKNGTYTFCSENVYHFLGFHSHEVIGKTPFDFMSEEEKKRVGQIFLNYIDKKENIIDLENTHLHKNGSEVTVTTNAIPIIDKDGNLLGYQGLDRDITNSKRIERELQKQKDVLEILFEKSSDGVSILENNHFIQHNEKIVSILGYQSKKELLDIHPSKLSPEFQPDGQSSFKKAEQMMNLAIKNEGHIFEWMHIRANGEHFWAEIVLTPISLGDKDIIHVVWRDISKNKAMEIELQNYTDQLNSKIEEEVEKNRKKDQHILNQSRLAQMGEMISMIAHQWRQPLSSIAAISATLSLDITMDKYREDFFQQRLNDIGELSKHLSSTIDDFRDFYKPNKKQALVTLDNVIQKALNIIGNSLENDNIRITSDYSSDIEISLFDNEIKQVLLNILKNSQDNFKEKNIEKARINISTKKNYISISDNGGGIADNILEKIFDPYFSTKCEKDGTGLGLYMSKMIIEEHHNAILNVFNQDNGVCFTIEFFD, from the coding sequence ATGGATAAAATTAAATATAAAGAATTAATTACCAATGTAAGTGATTGCTTATGGGAAGTTGATAAGAATGGTACATACACATTTTGTAGTGAGAATGTGTACCATTTTTTGGGATTTCATTCTCATGAAGTAATAGGTAAAACTCCTTTTGATTTTATGAGTGAAGAGGAAAAAAAAAGAGTCGGTCAGATTTTCTTAAATTATATCGATAAGAAGGAAAATATAATTGACCTTGAAAATACACATCTTCATAAAAATGGTTCAGAGGTTACAGTAACTACAAATGCTATTCCAATTATAGATAAGGATGGTAATTTACTTGGTTATCAAGGTTTAGATAGAGACATTACAAACTCTAAAAGAATAGAGAGAGAATTACAAAAACAAAAAGATGTTCTTGAGATACTGTTTGAAAAGTCATCAGATGGGGTGTCTATTTTAGAGAATAATCACTTTATACAGCATAATGAAAAAATTGTTTCTATACTGGGCTATCAATCTAAAAAAGAGTTACTGGATATACATCCTTCAAAATTATCTCCTGAATTTCAACCAGATGGGCAAAGCTCATTTAAAAAAGCTGAACAGATGATGAACTTAGCCATTAAAAATGAAGGACATATTTTTGAATGGATGCATATAAGAGCAAATGGTGAACACTTCTGGGCTGAGATAGTGTTAACCCCTATATCACTCGGAGATAAGGATATTATTCATGTTGTTTGGAGAGATATTTCAAAAAATAAGGCAATGGAGATAGAACTTCAAAACTATACAGACCAACTAAACAGTAAAATTGAAGAAGAAGTTGAGAAAAATAGGAAAAAAGACCAGCATATCTTAAATCAATCAAGATTAGCTCAAATGGGTGAAATGATAAGTATGATTGCACACCAATGGAGACAGCCATTATCCTCTATTGCTGCGATATCTGCAACATTAAGTCTTGACATTACGATGGATAAATACAGAGAGGATTTCTTTCAACAGCGACTCAATGATATAGGAGAACTTTCAAAACATCTTTCATCTACTATAGATGATTTTAGGGATTTTTATAAACCAAACAAAAAACAAGCTTTAGTTACACTTGATAATGTAATTCAAAAAGCATTAAATATTATTGGTAATTCTCTTGAGAATGATAATATCAGAATAACTTCGGATTACTCTTCAGATATAGAAATTAGCCTATTTGACAATGAGATTAAACAAGTTCTTTTAAATATCTTAAAGAACTCACAAGATAATTTTAAAGAAAAAAATATAGAAAAAGCAAGAATTAACATTTCAACCAAAAAGAATTATATCTCTATAAGTGATAATGGAGGTGGCATAGCTGATAATATTTTAGAAAAAATATTTGACCCATACTTCTCAACAAAATGTGAAAAAGATGGAACTGGTCTTGGTCTTTATATGTCAAAAATGATTATTGAAGAGCATCATAATGCCATATTAAATGTTTTTAATCAAGATAATGGGGTCTGCTTTACAATAGAGTTTTTCGACTAA